One Cohnella candidum genomic region harbors:
- a CDS encoding ABC transporter permease, producing the protein MASFFRELNKNRYSYLLALPAMAYVFIFSYATYPYLLIAFQRFNYQKKGLMGLLNGDWVGLDNFKFFFQSNDAVRVTINTILLNVYFLVAVTFFAVALALLFNEIRHRLFIKFAQTTMIFPSFLSWIIVSYMMYSLFSTDYGIINKLLATLGIEPMNWYSTANVWPSILVGMKVWKEAGMSSIIYLAAIAGIDGSLYESADIDGATRWKKMTRITLPLLAPTIAILTLLNLGKIFYGDFGMIYAIIGDNGVLYPTTDVIDTYVFRALRKIGDPSNAAAVGLFQSTVGLLLVFVANWFTRRFFKEGALY; encoded by the coding sequence ATGGCAAGCTTCTTTCGCGAACTGAACAAGAATCGGTATTCTTATCTTCTCGCCTTGCCGGCGATGGCTTATGTGTTCATTTTTTCCTACGCGACCTATCCGTACCTGCTGATCGCGTTCCAGCGCTTCAATTATCAGAAGAAAGGCCTGATGGGCCTCCTGAACGGGGACTGGGTCGGGCTGGACAACTTCAAGTTCTTCTTCCAATCGAACGACGCGGTGCGCGTGACGATCAATACGATCCTATTGAATGTGTATTTCCTGGTCGCCGTCACTTTCTTCGCCGTGGCCCTGGCGCTGCTCTTCAATGAAATCCGCCACCGGCTGTTCATTAAATTCGCTCAGACGACGATGATTTTCCCGAGCTTCCTGTCCTGGATCATCGTGAGCTACATGATGTACAGCCTGTTCTCGACCGACTACGGCATCATCAACAAGCTGCTCGCGACGCTCGGCATCGAACCGATGAACTGGTACTCCACCGCGAACGTATGGCCGTCCATTTTGGTAGGCATGAAGGTGTGGAAAGAAGCGGGGATGTCGTCAATCATCTACCTGGCGGCGATCGCCGGCATCGACGGCTCGCTGTATGAGTCGGCCGATATTGACGGCGCGACGCGGTGGAAGAAGATGACGCGGATCACGCTTCCGCTGCTCGCGCCGACAATCGCGATCCTGACGCTGCTGAATCTCGGCAAGATCTTCTACGGCGATTTCGGCATGATCTACGCGATCATCGGAGACAACGGCGTTCTCTATCCGACGACCGACGTTATCGACACGTACGTATTCCGAGCTTTAAGGAAGATCGGCGACCCGTCGAACGCGGCTGCGGTCGGGCTGTTCCAGTCAACGGTCGGCCTGCTGCTCGTCTTTGTCGCGAATTGGTTCACCCGCAGATTTTTCAAGGAAGGAGCGCTGTATTGA
- a CDS encoding carbohydrate ABC transporter permease — protein sequence MGGRRRFSVGVMLIYAALTLFSLACLLPILLTLAVSFSNEDSIVQHGYSLFPDGWSLDGYRTIFVNKAIIFRGYGISIIVTVAGTLLALVVTTLAAYPLSNPNVKYRNFLALYFFITMLFNGGLVPWYLMCIKLGLANNILSLIVPMLMFNAFNMFLVRNFMESLPSALRESAYIDGANDLRIVFQIYMPLCKPVLATVTLFYALAYWNDWFNAIMLVDDKALNPLQYILFQLRSNIQMLEMLPKGASNEYTMPAESAKMATVIITVGPIVFLYPYLQRYFTKGLIIGSVKG from the coding sequence ATGGGAGGAAGAAGAAGATTCAGCGTCGGCGTGATGCTGATCTACGCAGCCCTGACCCTATTCTCGCTCGCTTGCCTGCTGCCGATTCTTCTGACGCTGGCCGTATCCTTCTCGAATGAAGACAGCATCGTCCAGCACGGATACAGCCTGTTCCCGGACGGATGGTCGCTCGACGGCTACCGCACGATTTTCGTCAACAAAGCCATTATTTTCAGAGGGTACGGGATCTCGATCATCGTAACGGTCGCCGGAACGTTGCTGGCGCTGGTCGTCACGACGCTGGCCGCTTACCCGCTGTCCAATCCGAACGTGAAGTACCGAAACTTCCTCGCGCTCTACTTCTTCATTACGATGCTGTTTAACGGCGGGCTCGTCCCCTGGTATCTGATGTGCATCAAGCTGGGGCTTGCCAACAACATTTTATCGCTGATCGTCCCGATGCTGATGTTCAACGCGTTCAACATGTTCCTGGTGCGCAACTTCATGGAGAGCCTGCCCAGCGCGCTTCGGGAATCGGCGTATATCGACGGGGCGAACGACTTGCGGATCGTGTTCCAGATCTACATGCCGCTGTGCAAGCCGGTGTTGGCGACGGTTACGCTGTTTTACGCGCTGGCTTATTGGAACGACTGGTTTAACGCGATCATGCTGGTCGACGACAAGGCGCTGAACCCGCTTCAATACATCCTGTTCCAGCTGCGTTCCAACATTCAGATGCTGGAGATGCTGCCGAAAGGCGCGTCCAACGAATACACGATGCCGGCGGAATCGGCCAAGATGGCGACGGTGATCATTACGGTCGGCCCGATCGTCTTCCTGTATCCGTACCTTCAGCGTTACTTCACCAAAGGGCTCATCATCGGGTCCGTTAAAGGCTGA
- a CDS encoding extracellular solute-binding protein — MKKASILLLTCFMLALLLSACGGGNKDKDGGTDASLQASNESGAGASGDSGSKQDIVTIKYVIPGTEPKEWPAVKEAVNKKLLADGLNVQIEKEYIDWGAWEQKINLKLSTNEDFDMFHVMNDWVGLANYAGRGALKDITKEVEQYGPNLKKVIPASVWSGVTKDGKIFGVPAYWYEASVDGSITLNKYLLNKAGVTNPITNRTELMSAMEQVNKNLGMKLTIPLRGGTAGPADIFQRTYDDYPFTVRDNVAFIGQDGVVKNWVETDQFKQDAAWFREAYQKKLIDPDVLTVKQEQIADQIKYGKYVFTLGTPNKLSDVQKTYPDATDKDFELVRLNPDKPHYRMVNAKNVNVVAANSKHPAEAVKFLNWLYDNQDNYDLFMYGIEGKTYKKVGEHGLESVMDPATNLPLYLQDDWMIGNLNFIRVDQDYLSANKALYVADPEAKNFFAADFFFDPSPVKAELANVQAVFTSDVSPIYRGVVDYDKYIKSATSKLKAAGIDKVLAEYQKQLDAYKATLKQ, encoded by the coding sequence TTGAAAAAAGCGTCCATACTCTTGCTGACGTGCTTCATGCTTGCTCTGCTGCTCAGCGCGTGCGGCGGCGGCAACAAAGACAAAGATGGCGGCACCGACGCAAGCCTGCAAGCTTCGAATGAGTCGGGAGCCGGAGCATCGGGCGATTCCGGCTCCAAGCAAGACATCGTCACGATCAAATACGTCATTCCGGGCACGGAGCCGAAGGAGTGGCCGGCCGTCAAAGAAGCCGTGAACAAAAAACTGCTCGCGGACGGGTTGAACGTTCAAATTGAAAAAGAATACATCGACTGGGGCGCTTGGGAGCAGAAAATCAACCTGAAGCTGTCCACGAACGAAGATTTCGACATGTTCCACGTCATGAACGACTGGGTCGGTCTGGCGAATTACGCCGGCCGCGGCGCCTTGAAAGACATCACCAAAGAAGTCGAGCAATACGGCCCGAACTTGAAGAAAGTGATCCCGGCTTCCGTATGGAGCGGGGTGACCAAGGACGGCAAGATTTTCGGCGTACCGGCCTATTGGTATGAGGCTTCGGTCGACGGCTCGATCACCCTCAACAAGTATTTGCTGAACAAAGCCGGCGTGACGAACCCGATCACCAACCGCACCGAACTGATGAGCGCGATGGAGCAAGTCAACAAGAACCTGGGCATGAAGCTGACGATCCCGCTGCGCGGAGGCACGGCCGGTCCGGCTGACATTTTCCAGCGCACTTATGACGATTATCCGTTCACCGTGCGCGACAACGTCGCCTTCATCGGCCAAGACGGAGTCGTGAAGAACTGGGTGGAAACCGACCAATTCAAGCAGGACGCTGCTTGGTTCCGCGAGGCGTACCAGAAGAAGCTGATCGACCCCGACGTGCTGACCGTGAAACAAGAGCAGATCGCCGATCAGATCAAATACGGCAAATACGTGTTCACCCTGGGTACGCCGAACAAATTGTCCGACGTTCAGAAGACGTATCCGGATGCGACCGACAAAGATTTCGAACTCGTCCGTTTGAATCCCGACAAGCCGCACTACCGCATGGTCAACGCGAAAAACGTCAACGTCGTGGCCGCAAACAGCAAACATCCGGCCGAGGCGGTGAAATTCCTGAACTGGCTGTACGACAACCAGGACAACTACGATTTGTTCATGTACGGAATCGAAGGCAAGACGTATAAGAAAGTCGGCGAACACGGCCTCGAATCCGTTATGGATCCCGCGACCAACCTGCCGCTGTACCTGCAGGACGACTGGATGATCGGCAACTTGAACTTCATCCGCGTCGACCAAGATTACCTGTCCGCCAACAAAGCTCTGTACGTCGCGGATCCGGAAGCCAAAAACTTCTTCGCGGCCGACTTCTTCTTCGACCCGTCTCCGGTCAAAGCCGAGCTGGCGAACGTGCAAGCGGTGTTCACTTCCGACGTGTCGCCGATCTACCGCGGCGTCGTCGACTACGACAAGTACATCAAGTCCGCGACTTCCAAGCTTAAAGCAGCGGGTATCGACAAAGTGCTGGCCGAATACCAGAAACAATTGGATGCTTATAAGGCTACGCTGAAGCAATAA
- a CDS encoding protein phosphatase 2C domain-containing protein, translated as MLQFKHLSVKGSSELNEDALVADSLRNVFGVIDGATSLSPYASADGKTGGYLASRLVASTIEGALQREDAMPLPDLLLMANRALREEMLQAGIDVKRKEQLWCAGAAFVRISSCGVEYAQTGDCMIVAIYRDDTVRVITRDQLAEIDRETYRLWAEGVSLGLKARGELWAYVKSQIVRGRQSANTLDGYGVLNGDPSAGCFLEFGRLNRNHLKSLLLMTDGLYMPKRAGEPLFDAAETAGIIRQSDLCDYMKQVIEIEESDPECLVYPRVKKSDDKTAIWIDF; from the coding sequence ATGTTGCAGTTCAAGCATCTTTCCGTCAAGGGCAGTTCCGAGCTGAACGAGGACGCGCTGGTCGCGGACAGTTTGCGGAACGTGTTCGGCGTCATCGACGGCGCGACTTCGCTCTCGCCTTATGCTTCGGCGGACGGGAAAACCGGCGGCTATTTGGCGTCCCGCCTCGTGGCCTCCACGATCGAAGGGGCTTTGCAACGGGAGGACGCGATGCCGCTTCCCGACCTGCTGTTGATGGCGAACCGGGCGCTTCGGGAGGAAATGCTCCAGGCCGGCATCGATGTCAAACGGAAGGAGCAGCTGTGGTGTGCGGGCGCCGCGTTCGTCCGCATCTCTTCGTGCGGCGTCGAATACGCGCAGACGGGAGACTGCATGATTGTCGCCATTTACCGGGACGACACGGTCCGGGTGATCACAAGGGACCAGTTGGCCGAGATCGACAGGGAAACGTACCGGCTTTGGGCGGAGGGCGTCAGCTTGGGTTTGAAGGCTCGCGGGGAGTTGTGGGCGTACGTGAAGTCGCAAATCGTAAGAGGCCGTCAATCGGCGAACACCTTGGACGGTTACGGCGTGTTGAACGGGGATCCCTCGGCAGGCTGTTTTTTGGAATTCGGTCGTTTGAACCGCAACCATCTGAAGTCGCTGCTGCTCATGACGGACGGTCTCTATATGCCGAAACGGGCGGGGGAGCCTTTGTTCGACGCGGCGGAGACGGCCGGCATCATCCGGCAATCGGATCTTTGCGATTATATGAAGCAAGTGATCGAAATCGAAGAGAGCGATCCCGAATGCCTTGTCTATCCGCGCGTGAAGAAGTCGGACGACAAGACGGCGATATGGATCGATTTCTGA
- a CDS encoding MTP-1 family protein, translating into MLPTLKQIHQPVAIPCERLLQDFEMSGKTVADPRRLVFRGVGDRDVYNIAAPFEYHGESVIAGRVEPRDSEHSEVVFFIERSGAWEPIEGAPTLLLQDPFHTRIGGRLIVGGVQTFPHPQLEGMLAWRTIFYKGEGIGDLEPFFTGPDGMKDLRLVELKDGSVGVFTRPQGAKGGRGKIGFTHVASLDDLSLAVIESAPLLEGQFTDEEWGGANELHLLENGWVGVLGHIACYDGYGDRHYYPMAFVLNPEDGSFTRIELIATRSRFLPGAAKRSDLLDVVFSGGLIRKTDGTADLYAGISDAEAHRITIADPFLRYER; encoded by the coding sequence ATGCTGCCGACATTGAAACAGATTCATCAGCCGGTCGCCATACCTTGCGAGAGGCTGCTGCAAGACTTCGAAATGAGCGGCAAAACGGTTGCCGATCCGAGGCGGCTCGTCTTTCGCGGCGTCGGCGATCGGGACGTGTACAATATCGCCGCTCCGTTCGAATACCACGGAGAAAGCGTCATTGCCGGACGCGTGGAACCGCGGGACAGCGAACATTCGGAAGTCGTTTTTTTCATCGAAAGAAGCGGGGCATGGGAGCCAATTGAGGGTGCCCCCACCCTTCTTCTGCAAGATCCTTTCCATACGCGGATCGGCGGTCGACTAATCGTGGGAGGCGTGCAGACCTTCCCGCATCCCCAGCTTGAGGGCATGCTAGCATGGCGTACGATCTTCTATAAGGGTGAAGGAATCGGGGATTTGGAGCCGTTCTTCACGGGACCGGACGGTATGAAGGACCTCCGGCTAGTTGAATTGAAAGACGGGAGCGTAGGCGTCTTTACCCGGCCGCAAGGCGCTAAAGGAGGGCGCGGCAAAATCGGATTCACCCACGTCGCATCGTTGGACGATCTAAGCCTCGCCGTAATCGAATCCGCGCCGCTGCTCGAAGGACAGTTTACCGACGAGGAATGGGGAGGAGCCAACGAGCTTCACCTGCTGGAGAACGGATGGGTTGGCGTGCTCGGCCATATTGCTTGTTACGACGGATATGGGGACCGCCACTATTATCCCATGGCGTTCGTTTTGAATCCCGAGGACGGAAGCTTCACGCGCATCGAGCTGATCGCGACGAGAAGCCGTTTTCTGCCCGGCGCGGCCAAGCGAAGCGACCTGCTCGACGTCGTGTTCAGCGGCGGTCTCATTCGCAAGACGGACGGGACGGCCGACCTGTATGCCGGCATCAGCGACGCGGAGGCGCACCGGATCACGATCGCCGATCCTTTCCTCCGATACGAACGATAA
- a CDS encoding glycoside hydrolase family 130 protein: MKTYRYEQNPLITPKDVKPFHEGFDVIGAFNAGVAVYGDEILMLLRVAERPISPDPDLVLAPVFNPDRGAVDLVEIRKDDVRYDFSDPRVIRDVTVTSGFAYLTSLSYIRIARSRDGRHFTVDDQPFVYPSQQLESFGIEDPRVTQIGDTYYIYFSAVSPVGIGESMVSTKDFVSVVHHGMIFGPDNKDVLIFPEKVNGKYYALHRPTVKSIGYPEIWIAESDNLLYWGNHKHLAGLREGMWDSGRIGGGAVPFRTEKGWLELYHGATKEHRYCMGALLLDLDDPSKVIARSGVPVLEPVADYERNGFFGDVVFSCGAIVEGDTVKMYYGVADTSMACAELSLQEILDSLVYL, translated from the coding sequence ATGAAAACATACCGATACGAGCAAAATCCGCTTATTACGCCGAAAGACGTGAAGCCTTTCCACGAAGGATTCGATGTAATCGGAGCTTTCAACGCGGGGGTCGCGGTCTACGGCGATGAAATCCTCATGCTGCTTCGCGTTGCGGAGCGGCCGATCAGTCCGGACCCGGACCTCGTGCTGGCTCCCGTGTTTAACCCGGACCGGGGAGCCGTCGATTTGGTGGAAATCCGCAAAGACGACGTCCGGTACGACTTTTCCGATCCGCGCGTCATTCGTGACGTGACCGTGACCTCCGGCTTTGCCTACTTAACGTCGCTGTCTTATATCCGGATCGCCCGCAGCAGGGACGGCCGCCATTTCACCGTGGACGATCAACCGTTCGTCTACCCGTCCCAGCAGCTCGAAAGCTTCGGCATCGAAGATCCCCGGGTCACGCAAATCGGCGACACCTATTACATCTATTTCTCTGCCGTTTCCCCGGTCGGCATCGGTGAGTCGATGGTGTCCACCAAAGACTTCGTCAGCGTCGTGCACCACGGCATGATTTTCGGCCCCGACAACAAAGACGTCTTGATTTTTCCGGAGAAAGTGAACGGCAAGTATTACGCGCTTCACCGCCCGACCGTGAAAAGCATCGGGTATCCGGAAATCTGGATCGCCGAGTCCGACAACCTGCTGTATTGGGGCAACCACAAACATCTCGCCGGCCTGCGGGAAGGCATGTGGGACAGCGGCCGGATCGGCGGCGGCGCCGTTCCGTTCCGGACGGAGAAGGGCTGGCTGGAACTCTACCATGGGGCGACGAAGGAGCACCGCTATTGCATGGGCGCGCTGCTGCTCGATCTGGACGATCCTTCGAAAGTCATCGCGCGTTCCGGCGTGCCCGTACTGGAGCCGGTGGCGGATTACGAGAGAAACGGGTTCTTCGGCGATGTCGTTTTCTCTTGCGGGGCGATCGTGGAAGGCGACACCGTGAAAATGTATTACGGCGTGGCGGACACGTCTATGGCCTGCGCCGAGCTGAGCTTGCAGGAAATCCTGGACAGCTTGGTTTATCTGTGA
- a CDS encoding ATP-binding protein yields MEKHPRKLPSVSLIILAGAIVILVDQGVLMALHVNKWVNVWGLVRTSAIVAFFGFLSRKVYVQAIQRSEQLRITGTLAASIAHEIRNPLTSLRGFIQLNKTDPKAAYTDIMLTEIDRINDIVNELLILAKPQKGEYVIRELRPLLQSVFTLINPQAILHDVHLMDGYPGELESLTIVCVESKLKQVFINVIKNSVEAMSDGGEITITVTADEEWVSIVIADNGPGFPLEQLDRIGQPFNSTKEKGTGLGLMICQTIVEDHGGTIHFQNQPVGGAVVTVKLPIHR; encoded by the coding sequence ATGGAAAAACATCCGAGAAAACTTCCGTCGGTTTCCCTGATTATTCTGGCGGGAGCCATCGTCATCCTCGTGGATCAAGGCGTGCTTATGGCGCTGCACGTGAACAAATGGGTGAACGTTTGGGGTTTGGTGAGGACTTCGGCGATCGTGGCTTTTTTCGGTTTCCTATCCCGCAAGGTATATGTGCAGGCCATTCAACGATCCGAGCAATTGAGGATCACCGGTACGCTCGCGGCTTCGATCGCGCACGAAATCCGAAATCCGTTAACCAGCTTAAGAGGATTCATTCAGCTGAACAAAACGGATCCAAAGGCAGCTTACACCGATATCATGCTCACGGAAATCGACCGCATCAACGACATCGTGAATGAACTGCTCATTCTTGCGAAGCCGCAGAAGGGCGAATACGTCATCCGAGAGCTGCGTCCCCTGTTGCAGAGCGTGTTTACGCTCATCAATCCGCAAGCGATCCTTCACGACGTTCATTTGATGGATGGCTATCCGGGCGAGCTCGAATCGCTCACGATCGTATGCGTGGAGAGCAAGCTGAAGCAAGTTTTCATCAATGTGATTAAGAACTCCGTGGAAGCCATGTCGGACGGCGGGGAAATCACGATTACGGTAACGGCGGACGAAGAGTGGGTATCGATCGTAATCGCCGATAACGGTCCGGGCTTTCCGCTAGAACAGCTGGATCGGATCGGGCAGCCTTTCAACAGCACCAAAGAGAAGGGGACGGGTCTCGGTCTCATGATCTGCCAAACGATCGTGGAGGATCACGGAGGCACCATCCATTTTCAGAATCAACCGGTCGGCGGCGCGGTCGTTACCGTTAAACTTCCGATACATCGTTAG
- a CDS encoding Na-translocating system protein MpsC family protein, producing the protein MDESNPMNQTIIQYQQQIASYAGKLFRDHFGKGPESAVVSIGSKYITVYFRNFLTPSERVLLEQDHEMIVDQMRETLLQTMIPEFASYIEIVTGVKPQEFYYDWSLHNKSGMLIAICPEPIPGGQDVNQDYAGKAELEQEIVNISHQAQKVPEEIVSFEINPRTILIIRNGILVRIEKELIRLGHSELLKSVKRNLEKSYLHNNISFEGILKKRVVDAFVDWKFDSDSSVIVLVLNPAK; encoded by the coding sequence ATGGACGAGTCCAATCCTATGAACCAGACCATCATCCAATATCAGCAGCAGATCGCGAGTTATGCCGGCAAGCTGTTCCGGGATCATTTCGGCAAAGGCCCGGAATCCGCAGTCGTGTCGATCGGCTCCAAGTACATAACCGTATATTTTCGCAACTTCCTGACGCCCTCGGAACGTGTCCTGCTGGAGCAGGACCATGAGATGATCGTCGACCAAATGAGGGAAACGCTGTTGCAGACGATGATTCCCGAGTTCGCGAGTTACATTGAAATCGTGACGGGCGTGAAACCCCAGGAGTTTTATTACGACTGGTCTTTGCACAATAAGTCGGGCATGCTGATCGCGATTTGTCCGGAACCGATTCCGGGCGGCCAGGATGTGAACCAAGATTACGCCGGCAAAGCGGAACTCGAACAAGAAATCGTCAATATCAGCCACCAGGCTCAGAAGGTTCCTGAAGAGATCGTTTCATTCGAAATCAATCCGCGCACGATTCTGATTATCCGAAATGGAATTCTTGTACGCATCGAGAAGGAGCTCATCCGCTTGGGACACAGCGAACTTCTGAAGAGCGTGAAAAGAAATTTGGAGAAGAGCTATTTGCACAATAACATCAGCTTCGAGGGGATTTTGAAGAAACGCGTGGTGGATGCCTTCGTCGATTGGAAGTTCGATTCGGACAGCAGCGTGATCGTGCTGGTGCTGAATCCGGCGAAGTGA
- a CDS encoding HPr family phosphocarrier protein has translation MKKTYTVTNRLGFHVMPSKRLATAAGNFACDITLEFKGAQANPRKMIEILKLGIKCSDEVTLITEGADSEQAQAVLGELLSQEH, from the coding sequence ATGAAGAAAACATACACCGTAACGAACCGTCTGGGATTCCACGTCATGCCGTCCAAACGCCTCGCGACAGCTGCCGGAAATTTCGCGTGCGACATCACGCTTGAGTTTAAGGGCGCTCAGGCTAACCCTAGAAAAATGATCGAGATTCTCAAACTCGGCATCAAATGCTCTGACGAAGTCACCTTGATTACCGAGGGAGCCGACTCGGAACAAGCGCAAGCGGTGCTGGGAGAGTTGTTGTCGCAGGAGCATTGA
- a CDS encoding substrate-binding domain-containing protein — protein MKKKSLSMIAAGVLAFALVITGCGKSNNDSKASSSAPAASASAGASAQTGSYEYKTKKDGKITIGFSQAVMNHPFRIAMVESAKKAAADLGVELIVTDGQGDVNKEISNIESLIARNVDAIVVSSLSGKAIYPAYKQVAEAKIPLIIAASGVPDDESIPYVSYVATDEVSMGQQAAQYIAKLLNNKGNIVVLDGVPESTNSELRRKGFMPEIEKFSDIKVVAHQSADWLRLPAMQVMTNILQANDKIDVVFAQNDEMGFGALEAIKKAGREKEIKVVGMDAQKEALEMIKNGGSYIMSVKNEWSTETALRLAIDAVRGKPIDKRVLLDSPVIDKSNIDKYYDPNSVF, from the coding sequence ATGAAAAAGAAAAGCTTGTCCATGATAGCGGCCGGCGTGTTGGCATTCGCGCTCGTGATCACCGGTTGCGGAAAATCCAACAACGATTCGAAAGCTTCGAGTTCCGCGCCTGCAGCGAGCGCATCCGCAGGAGCAAGCGCTCAGACGGGATCTTATGAGTATAAGACGAAAAAGGACGGTAAAATCACGATCGGTTTCTCGCAAGCCGTCATGAACCATCCGTTCCGTATTGCAATGGTGGAGTCCGCCAAGAAAGCGGCCGCCGATCTCGGCGTCGAACTGATCGTCACCGACGGCCAAGGCGACGTGAACAAAGAGATCTCCAACATCGAGAGCTTGATCGCACGGAACGTCGACGCCATCGTCGTTTCCAGCCTCTCCGGCAAAGCGATCTATCCGGCATACAAGCAAGTCGCCGAAGCGAAAATCCCGCTCATCATCGCCGCCTCCGGCGTGCCGGACGACGAGAGCATCCCATACGTGAGCTACGTTGCAACCGACGAAGTATCCATGGGGCAACAGGCTGCCCAATACATCGCGAAATTGCTCAACAACAAAGGCAACATCGTCGTCCTCGACGGCGTGCCGGAATCCACGAACTCGGAGCTTCGCCGTAAAGGCTTCATGCCTGAAATCGAGAAATTCTCCGACATCAAAGTGGTCGCCCACCAGTCCGCCGACTGGCTCCGTCTGCCGGCCATGCAAGTCATGACGAACATTCTGCAAGCTAACGACAAGATCGACGTCGTATTCGCGCAGAACGACGAAATGGGCTTCGGCGCTCTCGAAGCCATCAAGAAAGCCGGACGGGAGAAAGAAATCAAAGTCGTCGGCATGGATGCCCAGAAAGAAGCGCTCGAAATGATCAAGAACGGCGGCAGCTACATTATGTCCGTGAAGAACGAATGGTCAACGGAGACCGCTCTACGCCTGGCGATAGACGCCGTACGCGGCAAGCCGATCGACAAGCGCGTCTTGCTGGATTCGCCGGTTATCGACAAGTCCAACATAGACAAGTACTACGACCCGAACTCCGTATTCTAA